The following proteins are co-located in the Lagenorhynchus albirostris chromosome 2, mLagAlb1.1, whole genome shotgun sequence genome:
- the CAMK2N1 gene encoding calcium/calmodulin-dependent protein kinase II inhibitor 1, producing MSEVLPYGDEKLSPYGDGGDVGQIFSCRLQDTNNFFGAGQNKRPPKLGQIGRSKRVVIEDDRIDDVLKNMTDKAPPGV from the exons ATGTCGGAGGTGCTGCCCTACGGCGACGAGAAGCTGAGCCCCTACGGCGACGGCGGCGACGTGGGCCAGATCTTCTCCTGCCGCCTGCAGGACACCAACAACTTCTTCGGCGCCGGGCAGAACAAGCGGCCGCCCAAGCTGGGCCAGATCGGCCGGAGCAAGCGGG TTGTTATTGAAGATGATAGGATTGATGACGTGCTGAAAAATATGACAGACAAGGCACCTCCTGGTGTCTAA